A window from Temnothorax longispinosus isolate EJ_2023e chromosome 1, Tlon_JGU_v1, whole genome shotgun sequence encodes these proteins:
- the LOC139817667 gene encoding uncharacterized protein, which translates to MAAKGDSPLPCRLFLTDRKTKIRYLIDTRSDVSVYPHNRSNGSRKEKCELYAANGSTIATYGSASLQPDFGLRREFPWRFIIADVTIPIIGSDFLAYYHLLPDVRKGCLVDGQIGLCAKGRTREQPAISVKAINEELPYHRILKKFPEITRQTGTSKCTHNTVHHIKTTSSPPEACRPRRLALDKLIKRQK; encoded by the coding sequence ATGGCGGCCAAAGGTGACAGCCCACTACCATGCCGCCTCTTCTTGACTGACCGGAAGACCAAAATACGGTATCTGATAGATACCAGGTCAGATGTAAGCGTCTACCCGCACAACCGGAGCAACGGAAGCCGGAAGGAGAAATGCGAACTCTACGCAGCTAACGGATCCACCATAGCGACCTACGGAAGTGCAAGTCTTCAACCCGATTTTGGACTACGCCGAGAATTTCCGTGGAGATTTATCATTGCGGACGTCACAATACCTATCATAGGCTCCGATTTCTTGGCATACTATCACCTGCTACCCGACGTCAGGAAAGGATGCCTGGTCGACGGACAAATAGGCCTATGCGCAAAAGGACGCACCAGGGAACAGCCTGCAATATCAGTAAAAGCGATAAACGAGGAATTACCCTACCATCGCATACTGAAGAAATTTCCCGAAATAACGCGACAAACAGGCACATCAAAATGCACGCACAATACCGTGCACCATATAAAAACCACCTCGAGCCCACCGGAGGCCTGCCGACCAAGACGTCTGGCGCTGGACAAACTAATAAAGCGGCAAAAATAG